The Stenotrophomonas sp. BIO128-Bstrain region GCGGGTCGGCACCGAGGCGACGGGTATGACCGGCGTGACCGGTGGCAACATTGCAACGGGTCGCCACCGACCGTTGGTCGTTGCAGGGCGGGAAACGAAAAGGGCAGCCTCGCGGCTGCCCTTTTCTGTTGCGTCGGGAGCCGGCCAGCGGCCGGCACTACCGTTGGCTCGTTCTCAGCCCTCTGCCAGCATCTTCTGCAGCACTTCGCGTGCCGGACCGGCCAGCTTCTCGTTGTCGAGGGCGAAGCGGATCGTGGCTTCGACCAGACCCAGGTGGGTACCGCAGTCGAAGCGGCGGCCCTCGAAGCGGTACGCGTCGACGCGCTCGCTCTTGAGCAGTTCGGCGATGGCGTCGGTCAGCTGGATCTCGCCACCTGCACCGGTCCCGGTCGCTTCGAGCAGCTCGAAGATCTTCGGGCTCAGCACGTAACGGCCGACCACGGCCAGGTCGCTCGGGGCGTCCTCGGGCTTGGGCTTTTCAACGATGGCGCTGATCTTGCCCTGGCGGCCATCGAAGGCCTCGGTGGCCACGATGCCGTAGCTGCCGGTCTTGTCATGCGGCACGTCTTCAACGGCAATGATGCTGGCGCCGCTGGCTTCGTTGGCGTCGGCCATCTGCTTGAGCGCACCGTTGCCACGGTTCCAGATCAGATCGTCTGGCAGCAGCACCGCGAACGGCTCGTCGCCCACGATCGCCTTGGCACACAGCACCGCATGGCCCAGGCCCAGCGCTTCGGCCTGGGTCACGAACACGGCGCGCACGCCATTGGGCAGCACATGGCGAACCAGTTCGAGCTGTTCCTGCTTGCCGGCGCGCTCGAGTTTCTGCTCCAGCTCGTAGGCCTTGTCGAAATAATCCGCGACCGCGTGCTTGTAACGGTTGGTGATGAAGATCAGCGTGTCACAGCCCGCCTCGATCGCCTCATCCACGGCATATTGGATCAACGGCCGATCAATGATCGGCAGCATTTCCTTCGGAACGGTTTTGGTGGCCGGCAGGAATCGCGTTCCCAACCCTGCGACAGGAAATACCGCCTTACGAATACGCTTGCTCATCAGAACCTAGTGGCCTCACGCGCCGGAAAGGCGAGCACTTTAGCAGAGCTGACGTGATCGTCCTGTTGCAAAGGAGAAAATTCGGGCATGGTCGCAAACAGAATGCTGTTGATCGCATCAGTATCGTAGCTGGCAATCGCCTCGCGCAGTTTCGGCACATTGGCCAATACCTGCTCACGCGCGAACGTGCGCACGCCGGCTTCGAGAATCTTCGGATGCGCGGTCGGACGATAATCTTCGTCGGAATAGAACAGCGTTTCGTGCAGTTTCTCGCCCGGCCGCAGGCCCGTGTAAACGATGGCGATGTCCTTGTAGGGCTGTTTGCCGGCCAGTCGGATCATCTGCTCGGCCAGCACGCGGATCGGCACCGGCTCGCCCATGTCCAGCGTATAGATCGCCCCGTGCGAGGCCGACGCGGCCGCCTGCAGGATCAGCTGGCAGGCCTCGGGAATGGTCATGAAGTAACGGGTGACTTCCGGGTCGGTCACGGTGACCGGACCGCCCTTGAGGATCTGCTCGCGGAACACCGGCACCACGCTGCCGGCCGAGGCCAGCACGTTGCCGAAGCGCACGGTCACGAAACGGGTGTGGCTGGTCTTCTGGTCCAGGCTCTGGCAGATCATCTCCGCGTAGCGCTTGCTGGCGCCCAGCGCGTTGACCGGATCGACCGCCTTGTCGGTGGAGATGAAGACGAAATGCTCGATGCGCGCTTCGACGCAGGCGCGCGCCACCGTTTCGGTGGAAAGGATGTTGTTGCGCACCGCTTCGCGCAGCTGGCGCTCCAGCACCGGCACCTGCTTGTAGGCGGCGGCATGGAAGACCGAGTCCACCCGCGACAGCGACAGCGCATGGCGGATCACCGCGGGGTCACCGCAGTCGCCCAGCACCGCTTCCACCACCAGATCCGGGAAGCTGCGCTGCAGCTCGGCCTCGATGGTGAGCAGGAGTAGTTCACTCATTTCCACCAGGACGATGCGCCCTGCCCCGTGGCGTGCGCACTGGCGGCACAGCTCCGAACCGATCGAACCGCCCGCGCCGGTGACCAGCACGGTACGCCCGCCCAGCCAGCCGCGGATCAGCGCCCAGTCCGGCAGGAT contains the following coding sequences:
- the galU gene encoding UTP--glucose-1-phosphate uridylyltransferase GalU, whose translation is MSKRIRKAVFPVAGLGTRFLPATKTVPKEMLPIIDRPLIQYAVDEAIEAGCDTLIFITNRYKHAVADYFDKAYELEQKLERAGKQEQLELVRHVLPNGVRAVFVTQAEALGLGHAVLCAKAIVGDEPFAVLLPDDLIWNRGNGALKQMADANEASGASIIAVEDVPHDKTGSYGIVATEAFDGRQGKISAIVEKPKPEDAPSDLAVVGRYVLSPKIFELLEATGTGAGGEIQLTDAIAELLKSERVDAYRFEGRRFDCGTHLGLVEATIRFALDNEKLAGPAREVLQKMLAEG
- a CDS encoding nucleoside-diphosphate sugar epimerase/dehydratase, encoding MTPWQDRLTGLMPRAAIVAHDLFMVWACWQLLHAGRYSMLADAPALPLWNIDTSLVLVIQAVVFWRVGLYRGLWRFASVADLLNIFKASFIGLLAIVVALAYKRFEGVPMSVLVIYPFALSALLGAPRLLYRAWKDYQALQSDVTARRVLILGAGQAAEALVRDLRRSGDFEPVGLLDDAPHLQGAKLQGLPILGTLEDAPAVVRETAAKLLVIAIPSLDAVGMQRVVAICESTGVPFRMVPKLNDILLGHSLPGELKEVAIEDLLGRKPILPDWALIRGWLGGRTVLVTGAGGSIGSELCRQCARHGAGRIVLVEMSELLLLTIEAELQRSFPDLVVEAVLGDCGDPAVIRHALSLSRVDSVFHAAAYKQVPVLERQLREAVRNNILSTETVARACVEARIEHFVFISTDKAVDPVNALGASKRYAEMICQSLDQKTSHTRFVTVRFGNVLASAGSVVPVFREQILKGGPVTVTDPEVTRYFMTIPEACQLILQAAASASHGAIYTLDMGEPVPIRVLAEQMIRLAGKQPYKDIAIVYTGLRPGEKLHETLFYSDEDYRPTAHPKILEAGVRTFAREQVLANVPKLREAIASYDTDAINSILFATMPEFSPLQQDDHVSSAKVLAFPAREATRF